One Dokdonia sp. Dokd-P16 genomic window carries:
- a CDS encoding glutamine synthetase beta-grasp domain-containing protein, translating into MSKSKLEYIWLDGYTPTQNMRSKTKVVNDFSGKLEDCPIWSFDGSSTKQASGGASDCLLKPVAIYPDPQRTDGFLVMTEVLSADGTPHASNHRAKIDDDDNDFWFGFEQEYFIMDRETQLPLGFPIGGYPGPQGMYYCSVGGRHTHGRDFVEEHADLCIEAGLNFEGINQEVASGQWEYQLFAKGAKKAGDEIWVSRYLLDRLTEQYGWYIEYHPKPVKGDWNGSGMHANFSNEVLRTCGSKETYEKICEAFRPFTKEHIKAYGAHNEQRLTGDHETASISDFSYGVSDRGASLRIPIITVEQGWKGWLEDRRPASNADPYRVAGRIIETVKTAKV; encoded by the coding sequence ATGAGTAAGTCAAAACTAGAATACATTTGGTTAGACGGGTACACACCCACACAAAATATGAGAAGCAAGACTAAAGTTGTAAACGACTTTAGCGGAAAATTAGAAGACTGTCCAATATGGTCTTTTGATGGGTCTTCTACTAAGCAAGCATCTGGAGGAGCTTCAGATTGTCTTCTAAAACCAGTAGCTATCTACCCAGATCCACAACGTACTGATGGATTTTTAGTAATGACAGAAGTGCTAAGTGCAGATGGTACGCCACATGCATCAAACCACAGAGCAAAAATAGATGATGATGATAATGATTTCTGGTTCGGTTTTGAGCAAGAATATTTTATCATGGATAGAGAAACTCAACTACCTTTAGGTTTCCCAATAGGTGGATACCCAGGACCACAAGGAATGTATTACTGTTCTGTAGGAGGTCGTCATACACATGGTCGTGATTTTGTAGAAGAGCACGCAGACCTTTGTATCGAGGCTGGTCTTAACTTTGAAGGAATTAACCAAGAGGTTGCTTCTGGACAGTGGGAATACCAATTATTTGCAAAAGGAGCAAAAAAAGCTGGAGATGAAATATGGGTATCACGTTACCTTCTAGATCGTCTTACTGAGCAGTATGGATGGTACATTGAGTATCACCCTAAACCAGTAAAAGGAGACTGGAACGGTTCTGGTATGCACGCAAACTTCTCAAATGAAGTACTGAGAACTTGTGGGTCTAAAGAAACTTACGAAAAAATATGTGAGGCTTTCCGTCCATTTACAAAAGAACATATTAAAGCATACGGAGCTCACAATGAGCAGCGTCTTACTGGAGATCACGAGACTGCTTCTATTTCGGACTTCTCTTATGGAGTATCAGATCGTGGAGCGTCATTACGTATCCCTATTATCACTGTAGAGCAAGGATGGAAAGGATGGCTAGAAGATCGTCGTCCAGCTTCAAACGCAGATCCATACCGCGTAGCAGGTCGTATTATCGAGACTGTAAAAACTGCAAAGGTTTAA